The following DNA comes from Enterocloster bolteae.
GCAAGCCCCTATCAGAACGGCCCCTTTATCTCGGTCAACTGCGCCGCCATACCTTCCACCTTGTTGGAAAGCATGTTTTTCGGCACGGTAAAAGGCTCCTATACAGGCGCCGCCAACACCACCGGACTCTTTGAACAGGCCCGGAACGGCACTCTGTTCCTGGATGAAATCAACAGCATGGACATCTCCCTGCAGGCAAAGCTTTTAAAGGTCATAGAAAATAAAACCGTGCGGCGTATCGGAGACATGAAGGAGCGGGAAATCCGGTGCCGTATTCTCTGTGCCTTAAACGAAGCCCCCCTGGCATGTATAGAGAACGGAAAGCTGCGCCGGGACCTGTATTACCGCCTGTCCTCCTGTATTCTGTATATACCACCTCTGCGGGAACGAAAAAGTGACATTCCTCTGCTGTGCAGCTTTTTTCTCAAGCATTTCAATAAGGAATACGGCCGTCATATCCACAGGATAGATCCTGAACTGATGGATCGTTTTCTGGAATACCCCTGGCCTGGTAATGTCCGTGAGCTCCAGCATGTGGTGGAAAGCGCATTCTCTGTCTCCCGAAAGGATATGGAGATTTTGCAGCTTGGTCATCTCTCCCACTATTACAGGGAATTTTTTACTGCCTGCAAACCGGAAGCTGTTTCCGACAGCCAGGCCGCCCCAGGCCCCGTTTCTCCCCGCAGCCTGCAGCCCCTGAAAGCCTACATGGATTCCTGTGAGAAGAATTTCCTGGCAGCGGCCCTGTGCTGCCACAGCAACAATATCACGGCAACCGCCCGCTCCCTCCAGATTACCCGGCAGGCGCTCCAGCACAAAATCAGGAAATATGGATTATA
Coding sequences within:
- a CDS encoding sigma-54 interaction domain-containing protein, which codes for MPVCFFACDDTSVLYCNDDCLKFFREQVPGTESPAADQKAASRFPGYQVFPLGPYTCCMFTFSRTASASGFSQGNDRLPVIYESVLNEVEEGVVISDHENRVIFINRAAEAIEGVDARMSLGKRMEELYLPVGNGKKKNSHAAVLNTGIAPNEHLNQYVVKSSHKIMNVVERMYPVNIHGRTMAVFSLIKNLPVIQKSMEQSLELYDYFRENTPHNGTRYTFRSIVGSDIRFVEAISDAKCVARNQTTVLIYGETGTGKELFAQSIHNASPYQNGPFISVNCAAIPSTLLESMFFGTVKGSYTGAANTTGLFEQARNGTLFLDEINSMDISLQAKLLKVIENKTVRRIGDMKEREIRCRILCALNEAPLACIENGKLRRDLYYRLSSCILYIPPLRERKSDIPLLCSFFLKHFNKEYGRHIHRIDPELMDRFLEYPWPGNVRELQHVVESAFSVSRKDMEILQLGHLSHYYREFFTACKPEAVSDSQAAPGPVSPRSLQPLKAYMDSCEKNFLAAALCCHSNNITATARSLQITRQALQHKIRKYGL